In the genome of Bradyrhizobium sp. CB3481, the window CATCAACGTCATGAAACGTCCATTCCGTCTCCTCCTCGCATTCGCGATCACACTCGCGCTTGCCGCGCCTTCCCGCGCACAACCACCCGCGCCGGTGGACGTGCGTATGCTCGCGATCAACGATTTTCACGGCTACCTCCGCCCGTTCCCGGGCGGGATCACGATCACAGATCCCGAGGACAAGACCAAGAAGATCACGGTGCCCGCCGGCGGCGCCGAGCATATGGCGACGCTGCTGCGCGAGCTTCGCGACGGGCACAGGAACACGATCTTCGTCGCGGCCGGCGACCTGATCGGCGCCAGCCCGTTCCTGTCGGCGATGTTCCATGACGAGCCGACGGTCGAGGCGTTGTCGATGATGGGCTTGAATATTTCCTCTGTCGGCAACCACGAATTCGATGAGGGCAAGGACGAGCTGCTACGGATGCAGAATGGCGGCTGCCATCCGGTCGACAAGTGCCAGGGACCGCATCCGTTCACCGGCGCGAAATACCGCTACCTCGCCGCCAGCACGTTCGAGAAGGCGACCGGCAAGACGGTGTTTCCCGCCTACGACATCAGGGCGTTCGACGGCATCCCGGTTGCCTTCATCGGCCTGACGCTGAAGGGGACGCCGAACCTTGTCTCTCCGGTCGGCATTGCCGGCCTCGAATTCCGCGACGAGGCCGAGACGGTCAACGCGCTAATCCCCGAATTGAAGGCCCGCGGTGTCGAGGCCATCGTCGTGCTAATCCACGAAGGCGGACTACCGACCGGCGATTACAACGACTGCCCCGGCATCTCCGGGCCGATCGTCGACATCGTGAAGAAGTTTGACAAGGCGGTGGACGTCGTCGTCTCCGGCCACACCCACCGCGCCTATGTCTGCGAAATCGACGGCCGGCTCGTCACCTCAGGCGACAAATACGGCACGCTGGTCACCGCCATCGACCTTAAGCTCGATCCTGTCACGCGCGACATCATCAGCGCCAAGGCCGATAACAACATCGTGCGCACGGCCACGCTGGCAAAGGACCCCGAGCAGACCGCGCTGCTGGAGGCCTATGACAAGCTTGCCGCGCCGATCGCCAACCGCCCGGCGGGATCGGTGAGCGCAACGCTATCGCGCGTGCCGAACGCCGCCGGCGAAAGCCCGCTCGGCGACATCATCGCCGACGCACAGCTCGCTGCGACCAGCGCTGCGGACAAAGGCGGCGCGGTCATCGCCTTCACCAATCCCGGCGGCGTGCGCACCGACATCACGCGCAAGGAGGACGGCGCCGTAACCTATGCCGATCTGTTCGCCAGCCAGCCGTTCCGCAATCAGCTGGTGACGCTGACGCTGACGGGCAGGCAGATCAAGGACATGCTGGAGCAGCAATGGCTCGATCCGAAGCGGCCGCGGATATTGCAGGTATCGAGGGGTTTTTCCTATGCGTGGGACAATGGCCGACCTGACGGCGAACGCGTACTCGCGGAGCGGATGTCGCTGAACGGGCAGCCGATCGATCCCGCCGCGAGCTATCGCGTCACCGTCAACAATTTCCTATCCGTCGGCGGCGATGGCTTCACCGTGCTCACACAGGGAACCGCGCCGCTGATCGGCGTCTACGATACCGACGCACTGCACGCCTATTTCCAGGCCAACAGCCCGGTGGGACCCACCGCTGCTGATCGCATTGTCAGGACAAATTAGCGTCGCGCACCGGTGCGTTCCCCGGATGCTGCGCAGCGCGCCGCCCTTCGCGGCGTGATGCGCGGCTGATCCGGTGTCCACGCGTTGCCATTGTGGATCCCGGCTCTGCGGTGCATCGTCAAGAGACGCTGCACCGCGTCCGGGACACGAAAACTGCAAGAAAAGCCTCATAGTCGTGAGCGATGCCGTGGGCCTTTCCGAGCGGCCCCTAACCGCCTAGATTAGCCGCTTCTTGCCGGCGCGCACCTTTACGCCAGGATTTCGCATGACGCTGCTGCTGACCCATACCGCCTGTCTCGACCATGTCACGCCGCCGGGGCACCCCGAGCGTCCCGACCGGCTGCGCGCGGTGGCCGAGGTACTTGGGGAGGAGCGTTTCAAGCCGCTGGTGCGCGGCGAAGCTCCGGAAGGCAGCCTTGATTCCGTCACGCTGTGCCATGGCGAGCATTATGTCGGCGAACTCCGTCACATCGCGCCGCAGAGCGGGATGATCTATATCGACGGCGACACCTCGATGTCGCCCGGCACCTGGGAAGCGGTGATGCGAGGCGTCGGCGGCGCGGTGGCGGCGACCGACGCGGTGATGTCTGGCACCCACCCAAATGCCTTCGTCGCGGTGCGTCCGCCCGGTCATCATGCAGAGGTCTCGAAGCCGATGGGCTTCTGTTTCTTCGACAATGTCGCGATTGCCGCCCGTCACGCGCAGCGCAAATACGGCATTGGCCGGGTCGCAATCGTCGATTTCGACGTCCATCACGGCAACGGCACGCAGGATATCTTCTGGCATGATCCGACCGTGATGTACTGCTCGACGCACCAGATGCCGCTGTTTCCGGGCACCGGCGCCAGCGGCGAACGTGGCGAGCACGACACCATCGTCAATGCGCCGCTGGCCTCCGAGGACGGCAGCGCCAAGTTCCGCTCGGCGTTTGAAAATCTGATCCTGCCGCAATTGCAGAAATTCTCGCCGGAACTCCTCATCATCTCTGCCGGCTTCGACGCGCATTACCGCGACCCGCTCGCCTCGCTCAACCTGAAGGCGGATGATTTCGGCTGGGTCACGCGCAAGGTTATGGATGTGGCCGAGACCAGCTCGGGGGGACGGGTTGTCTCCGTGTTGGAGGGCGGCTACGACCTGCAGGGGCTGAAAGAATCGGTTGCAGCCCATGTCACCGCGTTGATGGGCGCATAAGTTCTCGCCCTGACGCAAGCTTTTGCTCTCGACCGGGGGCGCATCCGGGAACCCGATATGGCCGAAAATACCCAGGCGGACGTCAAGAAGCTCTCCTTCGAACGCGCGATGGAGGAGCTTGAATCCATTGTGACCCGGCTCGAGGGCGGCAAGGTGCCGCTTGAGGAATCGGTTGCGATCTATGAGCGCGGCGAGGCGCTGAAGCGGCGCTGCGAAGAACTGTTGCGGCAGGCCGAGGCCCGCGTCGACAAGATCACCACCGATGCGAGCGGCCAAGCGACGGGGACCGAGCCGCTCGACGTGCAGTAATTTCCGGCCAAAGCTCGTCCTTCGCGAGGCTAGGCCGGCACAAGTGAGGCAAGGTGGGGCGAATCGGCACTGCCTTCGGCCAAAACTCCAAATAGCCAGCCGATTCGGTCCCATCTTTAGTTCCCTATTTAGTTCTTGGCCCCCCGTCCGGCCTGTTATAGTCACCCATCATCCGGGGACAGTACGTGCGCGTCCAGCACCGCCATATCATCTATATTCAGGGCTACGATCCGCGCGGGCTGGCGCAATATTACCGCATGTTCCGGACCGAGCTGCGCAAGTTCGGCCGGCTTTATCAGCTCCAGGCCACCATCAGCCGGCCCAAGGTCGCTTCTGACGACGAGATCGCGTCCTGGACCATCGATACCAAGGCCGAGGACTGGCAGAGCCGTACCTCCTATGATTTCCTCCGGTTCGAGGATTTCATCCAGCAGGACCTGGCGTCGCCGATCTGGCGCACCGTAATCAGCGCGGTGTGGATCTACTGGCGCCTTGTCTTCGCCGGCACCATCGCCCGTTTCGGCAAGGCGAACTGGCGGTTCGCGACCTTCATCACCTACCCCCATCTCATGCTGCTGCTGGAAGCCGCCTGCGCCGGCGCCATCGCTTTTGTGTTCGAGAAAGGGCTGAACGCGCTCGGCATTCCCAACGTTTTCAGCATCGCCATCGCGACCGTGCTGTTCGTCGCCCTGCTCGGCGTCGTGCTGAAATACACCGAGAACGCCACCTACGTGCTCTATCTCTTGTGCGACACCATCTGGACCTGGGAATTCTCGCACCGCCAGCGGCCGGAATGGGATCAGCGTATCGACCGCTTTGCGCAGCACCTCGTCAAGACAGCCGAAAGCAGCGATGCCGACGAGATCGTTATCGTCGGGCACAGTTCCGGATCGTTCCTGTCGACGGAAATGCTGGCGCGCGCGCTCAAGCTCGATCCGGCGCTCGGCCGTCACGGCCCGCGGATCGTGCTGCTCACCATCGGCGGCAATTTCCCGATCGTCGGCTATCACGCCGTGTCGAAACAGTTCCGTGACCATCTGCGGCAGCTTGCCATCGAGCCGTCGATCGACTGGATCGACTGCCAGGCCCGCAAGGACGTCATGAACTTCTACCAGTTCGATCCAATTGCGAGCCACGGCATCGACGTCGGCGCCGCAAGGCGCAATCCCAAGATCGTGCCGGTCCGCTTCCGCGACATCATCCGCGCCGAGCACTACGACAAGTTTCGCTGGCAGTTCTTCCGCGTGCATTTCCAGTTCGTGATGGCCAACGAACTGCCCAACGCCTACGACTTCTTCATGATCGTCTGCGGTCCGGTCCCGCTCACCGCGCGCATGGCGGTCCCCGACGCCGCCCTTGAGGTTGCCGCCGGCGATTCTGTCGCGCGCGAGCGGGCATGGAAGCGAATCGAGGCCGCCACAATGGCCGCCCCAAGTGTCGACGATTTGAGCAAACTGGAACCATCTGCGCGCCGCAGCGGTTGAAAACCCTGGCCTTTTTAAGCTCGCGTCCTGGAACCGAATCCCCGCTCCGGGTTGGCTTTGGCGGCGGCTTTGGTGTAAAGCTGGGGGTTCAATGGGCTGGGGAGAGCAGCTTTCGGCCGGCGTTGTACGGCGGCAAGCACTTCAAATAGCTGAAGAAATGAACCGGGAAGGGTTAGAAGCTACTAACGTGATGCATATCACAGGGTTCAAACTGGAGTGCATCTAAGCTTTCAAATCAGGTACCAGCCTGCCGGGGTGGCAGACGGGTCCGGATTTTCGCGGCGCGGTTAACGCGCTTCCCATCTCGCGTCGGGCCTTCATCCGACATGCAAAATTGGAATATCGCTGTGACCACATATAGTAAAACGCCGCTTCTCGACACCATTCGCACGCCCGACGACCTTCGCAAGCTCAAAATCGAGCAGGTGCGGCAGGTCGCCGACGAACTCCGCCAGGAAACCATCGACGCCGTGTCGGTGACCGGCGGCCACTTCGGCGCCGGCCTCGGCGTCGTCGAACTGACCACCGCGATCCACTACATCTTCGATACGCCCCGCGACCGCCTGATCTGGGACGTCGGCCACCAGGCCTATCCGCACAAGATCCTGACCGGCCGCCGCGACCGCATCCGCACGCTGCGCACCGGCGGCGGCCTCTCCGGCTTCACCAAGCGCACCGAGAGCGATTACGACCCGTTCGGCGCCGCGCACTCCTCGACCTCGATCTCCGCCGGCCTCGGCATGGCCGTGGCGCGCGACCTCTCCGGCGGCAAGAACAATGTGATCGCCGTGATCGGCGACGGCGCGATGTCGGCCGGCATGGCCTATGAAGCCATGAACAACGCAGGCGCGATGAATTCGCGGCTGATCGTCATCCTCAACGACAACGACATGTCGATTGCGCCGCCGGTCGGCGCGATGAGCGCCTATCTCTCCCGCCTCTACTCCGGCAAGACCTACCGCACGCTGCGCGACGCGGCCAAGCAGATCAACAAGCGCCTGCCGAAGATTCTCGCCAACCGCGCCAACCGCGTCGAGGAATACTCCCGCGGCTTCATGATGGACGGCGGCACGCTGTTCGAGGAACTCGGCTTTTATTATGTCGGCCCGATCGACGGCCATAACCTCGACCATCTGCTTCCGGTGCTCAAGAACGTCCGCGACATGGAAACCGGCCCGATCCTGGTCCATGTCGTGACGCAGAAGGGCAAGGGCTACGGCCCGGCGGAAGCCTCCGCCGACAAGTACCATGCGGTCGTCAAGTTCGACGTCGCCACCGGTGCCCAGGCCAAGGCCAAGCCCAACGCGCCCGCCTACCAGAACGTGTTCGGCCAGAGCCTCGTCAAGGAAGCCGAGAAGGACGACAAGATCGTCGCCATCACCGCGGCGATGCCGTCCGGCACCGGCGTCGACATCTTCAACAAGTCGTTCCCCAACCGCACCTTCGACGTCGGCATCGCCGAGCAGCATGCGGTGACGTTCGCCGCCGGCCTCGCCACTGAAGGCTACAAGCCGTTCTGCGCGATCTATTCGACCTTCCTGCAACGCGGCTATGACCAGGTGGTCCATGACGTCGCGATCCAGAGCCTGCCGGTCCGCTTCGCGATCGACCGCGCCGGCCTGGTCGGCGCCGACGGCGCGACTCATGCCGGCTCGTTCGACAACGCCTATCTCGGCTGTCTGCCGAACTTCGTCATCATGGCGGCTTCCGACGAGGCCGAGCTGGTCCACATGGTCGCGACGCAGGTTGCGATCAATGACCGGCCGAGCGCGGTGCGCTATCCGCGCGGCGAAGGCCGCGGCGTCGAGATGCCCGAGGTCGGCATTCCCCTCGAGATCGGCAAGGGCCGCATCGTCCGCCAGGGCAACAAGGTCGCCCTGTTCTCCTTCGGCACCCGCTTGGCCGAATGCGAGAAAGCCGCGGATGAACTGGCCGCCCATGGCCTCTCCACCACCATCGCGGATGCCCGCTTCATGAAGCCGCTCGACGTCGATCTGCTGCTCAAGCTGGCGCGCGACCATGAGGTCCTGCTCACCATCGAGGAAGGCGCGATCGGCGGCTTCGGCTCGCACGTCATGCAGACGCTGTCCGACCACGGCATGCTCGATGGCGGCTTGCGGATGCGCTCGATGATTCTTCCCGACGAGTTCCTCGACCACGATTCGCCGAACGCGATGTATGCCCGCGCCGGCCTCGACGCCAAGGGCATTGTCGCCAAGGTGTTCGATGCGCTCGGCAAGGACTACAAGACCGAGTCGGTCAAGCTCGCTTAGTTAGGTCGATCCGCGGACACGGTTCACCTCTCCCGCTTGCGGGGAGGTCGGATCGCATCGAAGATGCGATCCGGGTGGGGGATATCTCCACTCGAACAGTGTCAATCGCGGATGCGCCCCCACCCCAGCCCTCCCCTGCAAGCGGGAGAGGGAGCACTTTTCGCTGGTAATCCCATGAAGATCTATCTGGCAGGTCCCGATGTGTTCCTGCCGGACGCCATCGAGATCGGACGCCGCAAGGCCGCGATCTGCGCCCGATATGGCCTTACCGGGCTCTATCCGCTCGACAACGCCATCGACCTCGCCGCCGCCGATGCCTCGCTCGCCATCTTCAAGGGCAATGAGGCGATGATGGAGGCGGCGGATGCAATCATCGCCAATCTGACGCCGTTTCGCGGCCCCAGTGCCGACGCAGGCACCGTTTATGAACTCGGCTACATGGCCGGCCGCGGCAAGCTCTGTTTCGCCTACAGCAACGATCCCGCCCTCTATGCCGATCGGGTCGCGCGATCCTTTGCGGTGACGAAAGGCGCCGCGGGCCATCTGATCGACGATGAC includes:
- a CDS encoding bifunctional metallophosphatase/5'-nucleotidase → MKRPFRLLLAFAITLALAAPSRAQPPAPVDVRMLAINDFHGYLRPFPGGITITDPEDKTKKITVPAGGAEHMATLLRELRDGHRNTIFVAAGDLIGASPFLSAMFHDEPTVEALSMMGLNISSVGNHEFDEGKDELLRMQNGGCHPVDKCQGPHPFTGAKYRYLAASTFEKATGKTVFPAYDIRAFDGIPVAFIGLTLKGTPNLVSPVGIAGLEFRDEAETVNALIPELKARGVEAIVVLIHEGGLPTGDYNDCPGISGPIVDIVKKFDKAVDVVVSGHTHRAYVCEIDGRLVTSGDKYGTLVTAIDLKLDPVTRDIISAKADNNIVRTATLAKDPEQTALLEAYDKLAAPIANRPAGSVSATLSRVPNAAGESPLGDIIADAQLAATSAADKGGAVIAFTNPGGVRTDITRKEDGAVTYADLFASQPFRNQLVTLTLTGRQIKDMLEQQWLDPKRPRILQVSRGFSYAWDNGRPDGERVLAERMSLNGQPIDPAASYRVTVNNFLSVGGDGFTVLTQGTAPLIGVYDTDALHAYFQANSPVGPTAADRIVRTN
- a CDS encoding histone deacetylase family protein gives rise to the protein MTLLLTHTACLDHVTPPGHPERPDRLRAVAEVLGEERFKPLVRGEAPEGSLDSVTLCHGEHYVGELRHIAPQSGMIYIDGDTSMSPGTWEAVMRGVGGAVAATDAVMSGTHPNAFVAVRPPGHHAEVSKPMGFCFFDNVAIAARHAQRKYGIGRVAIVDFDVHHGNGTQDIFWHDPTVMYCSTHQMPLFPGTGASGERGEHDTIVNAPLASEDGSAKFRSAFENLILPQLQKFSPELLIISAGFDAHYRDPLASLNLKADDFGWVTRKVMDVAETSSGGRVVSVLEGGYDLQGLKESVAAHVTALMGA
- a CDS encoding exodeoxyribonuclease VII small subunit, with protein sequence MAENTQADVKKLSFERAMEELESIVTRLEGGKVPLEESVAIYERGEALKRRCEELLRQAEARVDKITTDASGQATGTEPLDVQ
- the dxs gene encoding 1-deoxy-D-xylulose-5-phosphate synthase; the protein is MQNWNIAVTTYSKTPLLDTIRTPDDLRKLKIEQVRQVADELRQETIDAVSVTGGHFGAGLGVVELTTAIHYIFDTPRDRLIWDVGHQAYPHKILTGRRDRIRTLRTGGGLSGFTKRTESDYDPFGAAHSSTSISAGLGMAVARDLSGGKNNVIAVIGDGAMSAGMAYEAMNNAGAMNSRLIVILNDNDMSIAPPVGAMSAYLSRLYSGKTYRTLRDAAKQINKRLPKILANRANRVEEYSRGFMMDGGTLFEELGFYYVGPIDGHNLDHLLPVLKNVRDMETGPILVHVVTQKGKGYGPAEASADKYHAVVKFDVATGAQAKAKPNAPAYQNVFGQSLVKEAEKDDKIVAITAAMPSGTGVDIFNKSFPNRTFDVGIAEQHAVTFAAGLATEGYKPFCAIYSTFLQRGYDQVVHDVAIQSLPVRFAIDRAGLVGADGATHAGSFDNAYLGCLPNFVIMAASDEAELVHMVATQVAINDRPSAVRYPRGEGRGVEMPEVGIPLEIGKGRIVRQGNKVALFSFGTRLAECEKAADELAAHGLSTTIADARFMKPLDVDLLLKLARDHEVLLTIEEGAIGGFGSHVMQTLSDHGMLDGGLRMRSMILPDEFLDHDSPNAMYARAGLDAKGIVAKVFDALGKDYKTESVKLA
- a CDS encoding nucleoside 2-deoxyribosyltransferase, producing MKIYLAGPDVFLPDAIEIGRRKAAICARYGLTGLYPLDNAIDLAAADASLAIFKGNEAMMEAADAIIANLTPFRGPSADAGTVYELGYMAGRGKLCFAYSNDPALYADRVARSFAVTKGAAGHLIDDDGLTVEDFGLPDNLMMIHTLDLHGAKLVTPRQRLQDIWHDLASFEACVALAADRRTSD